Proteins encoded together in one Gemmatimonadota bacterium DH-78 window:
- the recG gene encoding ATP-dependent DNA helicase RecG, with protein sequence MDFSLLDKPVQFLKGVGPRRSESLHRMGLVTARDVLFHLPRRYDDASTVQSIADVQVGQDATVRGRVRTKGVIPTRAGLRIFQAVLEDDSGRITVAWPGQPWLDRKLREGDVLLVAGPVRFFHGRQIQPREFTLMGRGADGDSGADAPEGTIFVAYPASDEVPQWVLRGVFEKNLDELLELVGGEEYLPDEERERLGLPDLPTAFRSLHRPASLADAESGRRRLAFDELFFLQLVQAQLRHRQTRERPGITFERTNALIRPLHESLPFELTHAQAAVLREISGDMTSDRRMNRMLQGDVGAGKTLVALFAMLLAAEGGWQAVLLAPTELLAEQHARKLTALTAELPIEVGLLTGGLATAERRDALARIADGSAHLVVGTHALLQESVDFARLGLVVVDEQHRFGVRQRMALADRDPPPDVLVMSATPIPRSLALTLYGDLDLSVLDELPPGRQPIQTFLRFPRSRDEVYRFVDDQIAKGRQAYVVYPLVEESEKLDLRAATQEFERLSSEVLPHRRLGLLHGRLSSDEKDATMRAFLEGDLDLLVATSVIEVGIDVANATVMVIEHAERFGLSQLHQLRGRVGRGAEESFCLLVAEVGGDAAERLKVFRDTLDGFEIARADLRIRGQGDLFGAQQHGKDPVLRFADLTRDEGILLEAQRLARRLIDVDPDLVSPSHMRVRAVLEARFAERLKMFGVG encoded by the coding sequence GTGGACTTCTCGCTGCTCGACAAGCCGGTCCAGTTTCTCAAGGGCGTGGGTCCGCGACGATCGGAGTCGCTCCACCGCATGGGCCTCGTGACGGCCCGCGACGTGCTCTTCCATCTGCCCCGTCGCTACGACGACGCCTCGACGGTGCAGTCCATCGCCGACGTGCAGGTGGGTCAGGACGCCACGGTGCGGGGCCGCGTGCGCACGAAGGGGGTGATCCCCACGCGCGCGGGGCTGCGGATCTTCCAGGCGGTGCTCGAAGACGACTCCGGGCGGATCACCGTCGCGTGGCCCGGCCAGCCCTGGCTCGACCGCAAACTTCGCGAGGGCGACGTGCTGCTCGTGGCCGGCCCCGTGCGCTTCTTCCACGGGCGGCAGATCCAGCCCCGCGAGTTCACCCTCATGGGCCGGGGCGCGGACGGCGACAGCGGCGCCGACGCTCCCGAGGGCACCATCTTCGTGGCGTATCCGGCCTCCGACGAGGTGCCGCAGTGGGTGCTGCGCGGAGTCTTCGAGAAGAACCTCGACGAGCTGCTCGAGCTGGTCGGGGGCGAGGAGTATCTGCCCGATGAAGAGAGGGAGCGGCTCGGGCTGCCCGATCTGCCGACCGCCTTTCGGTCGCTGCATCGACCCGCCTCGCTCGCCGACGCGGAATCGGGGCGCCGGCGCCTGGCCTTCGACGAACTCTTCTTCCTGCAGCTCGTTCAGGCCCAGCTCCGCCACCGTCAGACCCGCGAGCGACCGGGCATCACCTTCGAGCGCACGAACGCCCTGATCCGACCGCTGCACGAGTCGCTGCCCTTCGAGCTCACCCACGCCCAGGCGGCGGTGCTGCGCGAGATCTCGGGCGACATGACCTCCGACCGGCGCATGAACCGCATGCTTCAGGGCGACGTGGGCGCGGGCAAGACGCTGGTGGCGCTCTTCGCCATGCTCCTCGCGGCCGAGGGAGGGTGGCAGGCGGTGCTGCTGGCGCCGACCGAGCTGCTGGCCGAGCAGCACGCCCGCAAGCTGACCGCGCTCACCGCCGAGCTGCCGATCGAGGTGGGGCTGCTCACCGGGGGGCTGGCCACCGCCGAGCGCCGCGACGCCCTGGCGCGCATCGCCGACGGATCCGCCCATCTCGTGGTGGGCACGCACGCGCTGCTGCAGGAGAGCGTCGACTTCGCACGCCTCGGGCTGGTGGTGGTCGACGAGCAGCACCGCTTCGGGGTGCGCCAGCGCATGGCGCTCGCCGATCGCGACCCGCCCCCCGACGTGCTGGTGATGTCGGCCACGCCGATCCCGCGCTCGCTCGCCCTCACCCTCTACGGCGACCTCGACCTGAGCGTGCTCGACGAGCTTCCGCCGGGCCGCCAGCCGATTCAGACCTTCCTGCGGTTCCCCCGCAGTCGCGACGAGGTCTACCGCTTCGTCGACGACCAGATCGCCAAGGGCCGGCAGGCCTACGTGGTGTATCCGCTGGTGGAGGAGTCGGAGAAGCTCGATCTGCGCGCGGCCACCCAGGAGTTCGAGCGCCTGTCGAGCGAGGTGCTGCCGCACCGGCGTCTGGGACTCCTTCACGGCCGCCTCTCGTCCGACGAGAAGGACGCCACCATGCGCGCCTTTCTCGAGGGGGACCTCGATCTGCTCGTGGCCACCTCGGTGATCGAGGTGGGGATCGACGTGGCCAACGCCACCGTGATGGTGATCGAGCACGCCGAACGCTTCGGCCTCTCGCAGCTGCACCAGCTGCGGGGCAGGGTGGGGCGGGGGGCGGAGGAGAGCTTCTGCCTGCTCGTGGCCGAGGTGGGCGGTGATGCCGCCGAGCGCCTCAAGGTGTTCCGCGACACCCTCGACGGCTTCGAGATCGCGCGAGCGGACCTGCGCATCCGCGGCCAGGGCGACCTCTTCGGCGCCCAGCAGCACGGCAAGGACCCGGTGCTGCGTTTCGCCGACCTCACCCGCGACGAGGGCATCCTGCTCGAAGCGCAACGACTGGCCCGCCGCCTGATCGACGTCGATCCCGACCTGGTGTCACCCTCGCACATGCGGGTGCGCGCCGTGCTCGAGGCGCGCTTCGCCGAGCGGCTGAAGATGTTCGGGGTGGGCTGA
- the ftsY gene encoding signal recognition particle-docking protein FtsY: MARLFKKSSEKKKSLWRRAVDLMLTDVQVLARGVDDETLESLEERLLAADFGVKATLRLVDHVEAEARKGKVQKGNELRAALESEVRRILEPSAEAYLEAADAGPTVYLIVGVNGVGKTTSIAKLANRLVKEGRSVLVAAGDTFRAGAVEQLGMWADRIGAQFLRGQQGGDPAAVAFDAVEAALARQVDVVLVDTAGRLHTNRGLMEQLRKVDRVIRRKIEGAPHETLMVLDATLGQNSLTQVKAFNEVTELSGVILTKMDSSARGGIVVALQEEHDIPVKLVGTGEGVDDLHTFDVGSFVDGIFE; encoded by the coding sequence ATGGCTCGTCTCTTCAAGAAGTCCTCCGAAAAGAAGAAGTCGCTCTGGCGCCGCGCCGTCGACCTCATGCTCACCGATGTGCAGGTGCTGGCACGCGGGGTGGACGACGAGACGCTGGAGTCGCTCGAGGAGCGGTTGCTCGCGGCCGACTTCGGAGTGAAGGCCACCCTGCGCCTGGTCGACCACGTGGAAGCCGAGGCGCGCAAGGGCAAGGTGCAGAAGGGCAACGAGCTGCGCGCGGCGCTGGAGAGCGAGGTGCGGCGCATTCTCGAGCCGTCGGCCGAGGCCTACCTCGAGGCCGCCGACGCGGGCCCCACCGTCTACCTGATCGTGGGGGTGAACGGGGTCGGAAAGACCACCTCGATCGCCAAGCTCGCGAACCGGCTCGTGAAGGAGGGGCGCAGCGTGCTCGTGGCCGCCGGCGACACCTTCCGCGCCGGGGCGGTGGAGCAGCTGGGCATGTGGGCGGACCGCATCGGGGCGCAGTTCCTGCGCGGGCAGCAGGGCGGCGATCCGGCGGCGGTGGCCTTCGACGCGGTCGAGGCCGCTCTGGCGCGGCAGGTCGACGTGGTGCTCGTCGACACGGCCGGTCGCCTGCACACCAATCGCGGCCTCATGGAGCAGCTGCGGAAGGTCGACCGCGTGATCCGCCGCAAGATCGAGGGGGCCCCGCACGAGACCCTCATGGTGCTCGACGCCACCCTCGGTCAGAACTCGCTCACCCAGGTGAAGGCCTTCAACGAGGTGACCGAGCTGTCGGGAGTGATCCTCACCAAGATGGACTCGTCGGCGCGCGGCGGGATCGTGGTGGCGCTGCAGGAGGAGCACGACATTCCGGTGAAGCTGGTGGGGACCGGCGAGGGGGTCGACGACCTCCACACCTTCGACGTCGGCTCCTTCGTGGACGGCATCTTCGAGTGA
- a CDS encoding M23 family metallopeptidase, producing MISTRHTRALLRGLLLGAAVGVSACDVPEVGELETLYAEPAERREVRLLGPGETLGGVLEESLDRGQQQAVLLAFEEQASPRRLKVDSEIVLRFVGENTLRGVDVVLNPDETVRVTKGPYAWASSVVRTPTRIDTLMVAGSIEQSLWASLMENADLVDMPYADKGILVDELDKVFQWQLDFSRQIQPGDEFRVVFERQVRPDGTMRGGHVVAAEFVNVGKPYRALWFDPNGDGEGSYYDEEGNSVRRSFLLKPLTFRRISSRFSNGRMHPVLNRIRAHRGVDYAADSGTPIMATADGVVQHRGALGGLGNAVVIAHANGFTTRYGHMSRFSAGVRVGSRVSQGDVIGYVGMTGLATGPHLHYEMIRNGTHVDPLAVDLPNGDPVPSEVMDRWTAELTPRIALLEQIAAPGEVRTAQPEPQLPPGDDRMADGAGDPPDDPPLK from the coding sequence ATGATTTCAACGCGACACACCCGCGCCCTCCTGCGCGGCCTCCTTCTGGGGGCCGCCGTGGGCGTATCCGCCTGCGACGTTCCCGAGGTGGGGGAGCTCGAGACGCTCTATGCCGAGCCGGCCGAACGGCGTGAAGTCCGGCTGCTCGGGCCGGGGGAAACCCTGGGTGGAGTCCTCGAGGAATCCCTCGACCGGGGGCAGCAGCAGGCGGTGCTCCTCGCCTTCGAGGAACAGGCCAGTCCGCGCCGCCTGAAGGTCGACTCGGAGATCGTGCTCCGCTTCGTGGGGGAGAACACCCTGCGCGGGGTGGACGTGGTGCTCAACCCGGACGAGACCGTCCGGGTCACCAAGGGGCCCTACGCCTGGGCGTCGTCGGTCGTGCGCACCCCCACCCGCATCGACACCCTGATGGTGGCGGGCTCGATCGAGCAGTCGCTCTGGGCGTCGCTGATGGAGAACGCCGACCTGGTCGACATGCCGTACGCCGACAAGGGCATTCTCGTCGACGAGCTCGACAAGGTCTTCCAGTGGCAGCTCGACTTCTCGCGTCAGATCCAGCCGGGTGACGAGTTCCGGGTCGTGTTCGAGCGCCAGGTGCGACCCGACGGCACGATGCGCGGAGGCCATGTCGTAGCCGCCGAGTTCGTGAACGTGGGCAAGCCCTACCGCGCCCTCTGGTTCGATCCGAACGGCGATGGCGAGGGGTCGTACTACGACGAGGAGGGCAATTCGGTGCGGCGGTCGTTCCTGCTCAAGCCGCTCACCTTCCGGCGCATCTCGTCGCGCTTCTCGAACGGCCGCATGCACCCGGTGCTCAACCGCATTCGCGCGCATCGCGGGGTGGACTACGCCGCCGACTCCGGCACCCCGATCATGGCCACGGCCGACGGGGTGGTGCAGCACCGGGGCGCGCTCGGCGGGCTGGGCAATGCGGTCGTCATCGCGCACGCGAACGGCTTCACCACCCGCTACGGCCACATGAGCCGCTTCTCCGCGGGCGTGCGCGTGGGCTCGCGGGTGTCGCAGGGTGACGTGATCGGCTACGTGGGCATGACCGGCCTGGCGACCGGGCCGCACCTGCACTACGAGATGATCCGCAACGGCACCCATGTCGACCCCCTCGCGGTCGATCTGCCGAACGGAGATCCGGTGCCCTCCGAGGTGATGGACCGCTGGACCGCCGAGCTGACCCCCCGGATCGCGCTGCTCGAGCAGATCGCGGCCCCCGGTGAGGTGCGCACGGCGCAGCCCGAGCCGCAGCTTCCGCCGGGCGACGATCGCATGGCCGATGGTGCGGGCGACCCGCCCGACGATCCGCCGCTGAAGTGA
- the ftsZ gene encoding cell division protein FtsZ: MMIFEFEETPVQNALMKVVGVGGAGGNAVNRMVDEELEGVEFISMNTDAQALKGSLAQVTMQIGKKLTRGLGAGARPEIGRQAVHESQEEVRKALEGADLVFITAGMGGGTGTGAAPMVAEIARDMGALTIGIVTRPFAFEGKKRLRQAEQGLAELKRTVDTVIVVPNDRLLAVVPKGTTFKDALKKADEVLLHATQGISDLIRVSGEVNVDFADVRTIMSCRGPALMGSGFGEGDNRAQEAAQEAISSPLLDNVSIAGAQGVLINITGGMDLAIDEVTQISTIIQEEAGDDAEIIFGAVHDPELEGQVRVTVIATGFDSSEGERQVISHDFRRPRPQSPAQTTPQRAPVSKVKQMDIESEIARGVPEAQRQVAVAGGASFSVEPAPRLGRMPGRPVSSTEIGELDIPTFIRRQMD; the protein is encoded by the coding sequence ATGATGATCTTCGAATTCGAAGAGACCCCGGTACAGAACGCCCTCATGAAGGTGGTGGGCGTCGGCGGTGCGGGCGGCAACGCCGTCAATCGCATGGTCGACGAGGAACTCGAGGGCGTCGAGTTCATCTCCATGAACACCGATGCGCAGGCGCTGAAGGGCTCGCTCGCCCAGGTGACCATGCAGATCGGCAAGAAGCTCACGCGCGGCCTCGGCGCCGGGGCGCGCCCCGAGATCGGTCGCCAGGCGGTGCACGAGAGCCAGGAAGAGGTGCGCAAGGCGCTCGAGGGCGCCGACCTCGTCTTCATCACGGCGGGCATGGGCGGCGGCACCGGAACGGGCGCGGCACCGATGGTGGCCGAGATCGCCCGCGACATGGGTGCGCTCACCATCGGCATCGTCACCCGCCCCTTCGCCTTCGAGGGCAAGAAGCGGCTGCGGCAGGCGGAGCAGGGGCTGGCCGAGCTGAAGCGCACGGTCGACACCGTGATCGTGGTGCCCAACGACCGACTCCTCGCGGTGGTGCCGAAGGGCACGACCTTCAAGGACGCGCTCAAGAAGGCCGACGAAGTGCTGCTCCACGCCACCCAGGGCATCAGCGACCTGATCCGCGTGAGCGGCGAGGTGAACGTCGACTTCGCCGACGTGCGCACCATCATGTCGTGCCGCGGCCCCGCCCTCATGGGCTCGGGCTTCGGCGAGGGCGACAACCGGGCGCAGGAGGCCGCGCAGGAGGCCATCTCCTCGCCGCTGCTCGACAACGTCTCGATCGCCGGGGCGCAGGGCGTGCTGATCAACATCACCGGAGGGATGGATCTCGCCATTGACGAGGTCACCCAGATCTCCACTATCATTCAGGAAGAGGCCGGCGACGACGCCGAGATCATCTTCGGCGCGGTGCACGACCCCGAGCTGGAGGGTCAGGTGCGGGTCACGGTGATCGCCACCGGCTTCGACAGCTCCGAGGGCGAGCGCCAGGTGATCAGCCACGATTTCCGGCGCCCGCGCCCGCAGAGCCCCGCTCAGACAACGCCGCAGCGCGCTCCGGTGTCCAAGGTGAAGCAGATGGACATCGAGTCGGAGATCGCGCGCGGGGTGCCGGAGGCTCAGCGCCAGGTGGCGGTCGCCGGCGGAGCATCGTTCTCGGTGGAGCCCGCGCCGCGGCTCGGACGGATGCCGGGGCGGCCGGTCTCGTCGACCGAGATCGGCGAACTCGACATTCCGACGTTCATTCGTCGGCAGATGGACTGA
- the ftsA gene encoding cell division protein FtsA: protein MRTNLIAGLDIGTTKTCAVIGELPEEGGRAARLKILGVGQTRTSGMRGERVTNLEETTASIRSALQEAELMSGVSVDRVYAGLSGEHIEAWPSMGVVAVHDDEVTPGDVNRVHEVARAVALGPDRELLHAIPVEYVVDHQRGIKDPVGMNGTRLEAEVHLVSCSATAAGNLRKAVTRAGYAVQELVLAPLATARAVLTEDEKEVGAAMVEIGAATTEMAVYYEGKLRHVAVIPVAGTAVTTDLVKGLSIPFAEARRAKETFGAASGRFVDPHETVEVPGPAPGQMRHVARELIAHIAEQRLDELFGLVQRELDRSNLADKLGAGVVITGGSAALPGVIDLAEQVFAAPVRLGVPGEGLGGLADSVGRPRFAAAVGLTLWGSERFHQTGEGATTVASAVVSKVSAWLREFF, encoded by the coding sequence ATGCGCACCAACCTGATCGCCGGTCTCGACATCGGCACCACCAAGACCTGCGCCGTCATCGGCGAGCTTCCGGAGGAGGGCGGCCGCGCCGCCCGCCTGAAGATCCTCGGCGTGGGGCAGACCCGGACATCGGGGATGCGGGGGGAGCGGGTCACGAATCTCGAGGAGACCACCGCGTCGATCCGGAGCGCGCTGCAGGAGGCCGAGCTCATGAGCGGCGTGTCGGTCGACCGCGTGTACGCCGGTCTCTCGGGTGAGCACATCGAGGCGTGGCCCTCGATGGGGGTGGTGGCGGTGCACGACGACGAAGTCACCCCCGGCGACGTGAACCGGGTGCACGAGGTGGCCCGAGCCGTCGCCCTCGGACCCGATCGCGAGCTGCTGCACGCGATCCCCGTGGAGTACGTGGTCGACCACCAGCGGGGCATCAAGGATCCGGTGGGCATGAACGGCACGCGGCTCGAGGCCGAGGTGCACCTGGTGAGCTGCTCGGCCACCGCCGCGGGCAACCTCCGCAAGGCGGTCACGCGGGCGGGCTACGCCGTGCAGGAGCTGGTGCTGGCCCCCCTGGCCACCGCCCGCGCCGTGCTGACCGAAGACGAGAAGGAGGTGGGTGCGGCCATGGTCGAGATCGGCGCCGCCACCACCGAGATGGCCGTGTACTACGAGGGCAAGCTGCGCCACGTGGCGGTGATCCCCGTGGCCGGCACCGCCGTCACCACCGATCTCGTGAAGGGGCTGTCGATCCCCTTCGCCGAGGCGCGCCGCGCCAAGGAGACCTTCGGAGCCGCCTCCGGCCGCTTCGTGGATCCGCACGAGACGGTGGAGGTGCCGGGACCGGCCCCGGGCCAGATGCGACACGTGGCCCGCGAACTCATCGCGCACATCGCCGAGCAGCGGCTCGACGAGCTGTTCGGCCTCGTGCAGCGCGAACTCGATCGCTCCAACCTCGCCGACAAGCTCGGCGCGGGCGTGGTGATCACCGGCGGATCGGCCGCGCTTCCGGGCGTGATCGATCTCGCCGAGCAGGTCTTCGCCGCCCCGGTACGCCTCGGCGTGCCCGGGGAGGGTCTCGGCGGCCTAGCCGACAGCGTGGGTCGCCCGCGCTTCGCCGCCGCCGTGGGCCTCACCCTCTGGGGCAGCGAACGCTTCCATCAGACCGGCGAGGGAGCCACCACCGTTGCTTCTGCGGTGGTGTCGAAGGTGAGCGCCTGGTTGAGGGAGTTCTTCTGA
- a CDS encoding FtsQ-type POTRA domain-containing protein: protein MPLPRLMKGGAAVAAIAAVVLVLRAVPGALAGIALFEVAEVRVEGADMVPDREILEWAAIPDSANVWDDPEAWEAAVAAHPVVRGVRIRRDLPSTLVVEIEEREPVAFVATPVLEPVDLEGNILPVDPSRVRLDLPVVRILDRTGGDSLPSPHRLRPPVEAVARLRENPAFHVRLSELREEPDGSVTALWGSSPSLEVKLRLPVDPARIEEGLEILEYELSSDTTATPRYLDLRWEDGVTVGRGAG from the coding sequence TTGCCTCTGCCCCGCCTGATGAAGGGGGGTGCCGCCGTCGCCGCGATCGCCGCGGTGGTTCTCGTGCTGCGCGCGGTGCCCGGCGCACTCGCCGGCATCGCCCTCTTCGAGGTGGCCGAGGTGCGGGTGGAGGGCGCCGACATGGTGCCCGATCGCGAGATCCTTGAGTGGGCCGCGATCCCCGACTCCGCCAACGTCTGGGACGACCCCGAGGCGTGGGAGGCCGCCGTGGCCGCCCACCCGGTGGTGCGCGGCGTCCGCATTCGCCGCGACCTGCCCTCCACCCTCGTGGTGGAGATCGAGGAGCGGGAGCCGGTGGCCTTCGTGGCCACCCCGGTGCTCGAACCCGTCGACCTCGAGGGCAACATCCTGCCGGTCGACCCGAGCCGGGTGCGCCTCGACCTGCCGGTCGTCCGCATTCTCGACCGCACCGGGGGCGACTCGCTGCCCTCGCCCCACCGCCTGCGGCCCCCGGTCGAGGCGGTGGCGCGGCTGCGCGAGAACCCCGCCTTCCACGTGCGCCTCTCCGAGCTGCGCGAGGAGCCGGACGGCTCCGTCACCGCGCTGTGGGGCTCGTCGCCGAGCCTCGAGGTCAAGCTGCGGCTGCCCGTCGACCCGGCCCGCATCGAAGAAGGTCTCGAAATCCTGGAGTACGAACTGTCATCCGACACCACTGCCACACCGCGCTACCTCGATCTCCGTTGGGAAGACGGTGTGACCGTGGGCCGGGGAGCGGGCTGA
- the murC gene encoding UDP-N-acetylmuramate--L-alanine ligase, protein MTAPSVDLLRLARSGPVHFMGIGGAGMYALAEWLVREGGAVTGCDVKRGPAVARLEELGVPVEIGHAPEHLDGVEALVYTAAVPAAHPELARARNLGLPMLKRAEALGALVAGGTVVAIAGTHGKTSTTALTVEVLTAAGLDPTGFGGGRVASWGGNLRRGSAELFVVEADEFDRSFHALTPDVAVVTNVEADHLDIYGDVEGVRDGFRTFLAGLRGDGAVWICADDPGAAALLTGCSGARTYGLSAGSMLRAVEVRHDDRGIRFRVMEEGRDRGAARLHQPGDHNLRNALAAAGVARSLGASWDAIRDGWDRFRGVGRRFERLGAVAGVEVIDDYAHHPTEIAATLGAVRSGWPERRLVAVFQPHLFSRTRDFQREFGRALAGADRVWLTDIFPAREAPIEGVDGQLLVRTTREAGGDPAYEPDLDRLAEAVAAELEEGDVVVTLGAGSIDATGPRILAALEGRLHA, encoded by the coding sequence ATGACGGCCCCCTCCGTGGATCTGCTCCGGCTGGCCCGCTCCGGCCCCGTGCACTTCATGGGGATCGGGGGCGCGGGCATGTACGCGCTGGCCGAGTGGCTGGTGCGGGAGGGCGGGGCGGTGACCGGCTGCGACGTGAAGCGCGGACCGGCGGTGGCCCGCCTCGAGGAGCTGGGTGTGCCGGTCGAGATCGGCCATGCGCCGGAGCATCTCGACGGTGTGGAGGCGCTCGTCTACACGGCCGCGGTGCCGGCGGCGCACCCCGAGCTGGCGCGGGCGCGCAATCTCGGGCTTCCCATGCTCAAGCGGGCCGAAGCGCTGGGCGCTCTGGTGGCGGGCGGTACGGTCGTCGCCATCGCCGGCACGCACGGCAAGACGAGCACCACCGCCCTGACCGTGGAGGTGCTCACCGCGGCCGGCCTCGACCCGACCGGCTTCGGCGGGGGGCGGGTGGCCTCGTGGGGGGGCAACCTCCGGCGGGGCAGCGCCGAGCTCTTCGTGGTGGAGGCCGACGAGTTCGATCGGTCGTTCCACGCGCTCACCCCGGACGTGGCCGTCGTCACCAACGTGGAGGCCGACCATCTCGACATCTACGGCGACGTGGAGGGGGTGCGCGACGGCTTCCGGACCTTCCTCGCGGGGCTGCGGGGCGACGGTGCCGTCTGGATCTGCGCCGACGATCCCGGCGCGGCGGCGCTCCTCACCGGTTGTTCCGGAGCGCGCACCTACGGGTTGAGCGCCGGCTCCATGCTCCGCGCGGTGGAGGTGCGGCACGACGACCGGGGCATCCGCTTCCGCGTGATGGAGGAGGGTCGCGACCGCGGCGCCGCCCGGCTGCACCAGCCCGGCGACCACAATCTGCGCAACGCGCTCGCCGCGGCGGGCGTGGCCCGCAGTCTCGGCGCCTCGTGGGATGCGATCCGCGACGGCTGGGACCGCTTCCGCGGCGTCGGGCGCCGCTTCGAGCGGCTCGGCGCCGTGGCGGGGGTGGAGGTGATCGACGACTACGCCCACCACCCCACCGAGATCGCCGCCACCCTCGGCGCGGTGCGGAGCGGGTGGCCCGAGCGCAGGCTGGTGGCCGTCTTCCAGCCCCATCTGTTCAGCCGCACCCGCGACTTTCAGCGCGAGTTCGGCCGGGCGCTGGCGGGTGCCGACCGGGTGTGGCTCACCGACATCTTTCCCGCCCGCGAGGCGCCCATCGAGGGGGTGGACGGTCAGCTTCTCGTGCGGACCACGCGCGAGGCGGGCGGCGACCCCGCCTACGAGCCCGACCTCGATCGGCTCGCCGAGGCGGTGGCCGCCGAGCTCGAGGAGGGCGACGTGGTCGTCACGCTCGGCGCCGGCTCCATCGACGCCACGGGCCCCCGAATTCTCGCCGCACTCGAGGGGCGACTCCATGCTTGA
- a CDS encoding UDP-N-acetylglucosamine--N-acetylmuramyl-(pentapeptide) pyrophosphoryl-undecaprenol N-acetylglucosamine transferase, with protein sequence MHDGAEVVVFAGGGTGGHLYPALALAEALVAERGSVRPFFVGAERGIEARVLPERGLEHLLLPVRGIRRGGSVADNLGVGPALVRSLAALRRRFRTLSPELVVVTGGYAGAPAGFMAGFGRIPLALQEQNAVPGLTTRLLARFADQIHLAFPEAAEGLPPAARRVVEHSGNPVRPPTRRDRASDRAAFLLVPDRPVLLVTGASQGARAINDAMLALVRGRVERAAEPAWQVLWSTGPSHISTVQAELDALGSPAWVRALGYIDDMPAALSAADVAVGRAGAMTTSEFLAWGLPSIVIPLPTAAADHQTRNARALAEAGAAIHLPQADTDGASLDAAIESIFADPARREALAAAARRRGRPMAAVETARRLAALLPSNPAEVA encoded by the coding sequence GTGCATGACGGCGCCGAAGTCGTGGTCTTCGCCGGGGGCGGCACCGGGGGGCATCTGTACCCGGCGCTCGCGCTGGCCGAGGCCCTCGTCGCGGAGCGCGGCTCCGTGCGGCCCTTCTTCGTGGGTGCGGAGCGCGGGATCGAAGCCCGGGTGCTCCCGGAGCGCGGCCTCGAACACCTGCTCCTGCCGGTCCGCGGGATTCGGCGCGGCGGGAGCGTGGCCGACAACCTCGGCGTCGGGCCGGCGCTGGTCCGCTCGCTCGCCGCACTTCGTCGGCGCTTCCGCACCCTTTCTCCGGAGCTGGTGGTGGTGACCGGCGGCTATGCGGGAGCGCCCGCGGGATTCATGGCCGGCTTCGGTCGCATCCCCCTGGCTCTCCAGGAGCAGAACGCGGTGCCCGGGCTCACGACCCGTCTGCTGGCGCGGTTCGCCGACCAGATCCACCTGGCCTTTCCGGAGGCCGCCGAGGGCCTGCCTCCCGCGGCCCGCAGGGTGGTGGAGCACTCGGGCAACCCGGTGCGGCCGCCCACACGGCGGGATCGCGCGAGCGACCGCGCGGCCTTCCTCCTCGTTCCCGACCGCCCGGTGCTGCTGGTCACGGGGGCGAGCCAGGGAGCCCGCGCCATCAACGACGCCATGCTCGCGCTGGTGCGCGGGCGGGTGGAGCGCGCGGCCGAGCCCGCGTGGCAGGTGCTGTGGTCGACGGGGCCGAGTCACATCTCGACGGTGCAGGCCGAACTCGACGCGCTGGGATCGCCCGCCTGGGTGCGGGCCCTCGGCTACATCGACGACATGCCCGCCGCCCTGTCGGCGGCCGACGTCGCCGTCGGGCGGGCCGGGGCCATGACCACCTCGGAGTTTCTCGCCTGGGGTCTGCCGTCGATCGTGATTCCACTGCCGACCGCGGCGGCCGATCACCAGACCCGCAACGCACGGGCGCTGGCCGAGGCGGGCGCGGCGATCCACCTGCCCCAGGCCGACACCGACGGCGCGAGCCTCGATGCGGCGATCGAGTCGATCTTCGCGGATCCCGCCCGCCGCGAGGCGCTCGCCGCCGCCGCGCGCCGCCGCGGTCGACCGATGGCCGCGGTCGAGACGGCCCGCCGTCTCGCGGCGCTGCTCCCGTCGAACCCGGCGGAGGTCGCATGA